From Sporosarcina sp. 6E9, a single genomic window includes:
- the pyc gene encoding pyruvate carboxylase, which yields MERITKILVANRGEIAIRIFRACTELEIPTVGIYSTEDSGSFHRYKADESYLVGEGKSPIDAYLDIEGIIALAKDTGANAIHPGYGFLAENAEFARRLEEENIIFIGPTSTHLMMFGDKVKARDQAIAADIPVIPGSDGPVSSVEEVATFGKSYGYPIIVKASLGGGGRGMRIIESEDEVAQAFERAKSEAKSAFGSDEMYVEKYVDKPKHIEVQILGDAHGNIVHLYERDCSIQRRHQKVVEIAPSISLNDELREDICNAAVKLMKNINYLNAGTVEFLVAENEFYFIEVNPRIQVEHTITEMVTGIDIVHSQIHIADGKNLHGEVAQIPLQQDIPLFGYAIQSRVTTEDPLNDFMPDTGKLTVYRSGGGFGVRLDAGNGFQGAIITPYYDSLLVKVSTWGMTFREAASKMDRNLQEFRIRGIKTNIPFLENVVKHKKFLVGDYNTSFIDSTPELFIFPTRLDRGTKILNYLGNVTVNGFPGIDKQSKPVFHPVRKPVVDLNVSPLAGTKQILDERGPEGLVKWIQEQDDVLLTDTTFRDAHQSLLATRMRTADMTGIASESARLMPDLFSYEIWGGATFDVAYRFLKENPWDRLIKLREQIPNVLFQMLFRGANAVGYTNYPDNVIREFVKKSADAGIDVFRIFDSLNWIKGMEVAIDATRESGKIAEAAICYTGDILNDSRDKYTVNYYKEMAKSLESAGAHILAIKDMAGLLKPEAAYRLVSELKEVTTLPLHLHTHDTSGNGIYTYARAIDAGIDIVDTALGSMAGLTSQPSASSLHYAMNGSKRGVRADVKALEDLAYYWEDVRKYYQNFESGMMSPHTEIYVHEMPGGQYSNLQQQARAVGLGERWEEVKEMYSRVNLLFGDVVKVTPSSKIVGDMALFMVQNNLDENTVLTRGKAIDFPDSVIEFFGGHIGQPHGGFPKELQKIILKDREAITVRPGELLKDADFEQMRDELNKKLNRLVTSHEVLSYALYPKVFEEYSAIYKEFGDVSVIATPEFLYGLRLGEEVEIEIEKGKTLIVKLVSISEPQSDATRVIYFEINGQPREIIIEDANLESNVVRKTKADPANRSHISATMPGTVLKVAVDIGAKVRRGEHLLITEAMKMETTIQAPHDGVIKDIFVTAGESISTGDLLIEMED from the coding sequence ATGGAAAGAATCACTAAGATTTTAGTAGCGAATCGCGGAGAAATTGCGATTCGAATATTTCGAGCGTGTACGGAGTTAGAAATTCCAACAGTTGGTATTTACTCGACTGAGGATAGTGGATCATTCCATCGTTATAAAGCGGATGAATCTTACCTGGTAGGTGAAGGGAAGAGTCCAATAGATGCTTACTTAGATATTGAAGGAATAATTGCACTCGCAAAAGACACGGGTGCGAATGCAATTCATCCAGGTTACGGTTTTTTAGCAGAAAATGCAGAATTTGCACGACGTTTGGAAGAAGAAAACATTATTTTTATCGGGCCGACTTCTACGCATTTAATGATGTTCGGAGATAAGGTGAAAGCCCGGGATCAAGCAATTGCTGCCGATATTCCTGTTATTCCAGGAAGCGATGGTCCGGTTTCTTCAGTTGAAGAAGTTGCAACATTCGGAAAGTCTTACGGATATCCGATAATAGTCAAAGCCTCCTTAGGTGGCGGCGGGCGCGGAATGCGTATTATTGAATCGGAAGATGAAGTAGCACAAGCCTTTGAACGTGCGAAATCGGAAGCGAAATCCGCTTTCGGATCTGATGAAATGTATGTAGAAAAATATGTCGATAAGCCAAAACATATCGAAGTTCAAATTTTAGGGGATGCCCATGGAAATATAGTTCATCTTTATGAGCGGGATTGTTCAATCCAACGCCGACATCAGAAAGTTGTTGAAATTGCACCTTCAATTTCGCTTAATGATGAATTGCGCGAAGACATATGTAATGCTGCAGTAAAGCTTATGAAAAATATTAATTATTTAAATGCTGGTACTGTGGAGTTTCTAGTAGCGGAAAATGAATTTTATTTCATCGAGGTTAATCCTAGAATACAAGTTGAACACACAATTACCGAAATGGTAACGGGTATAGACATTGTCCACTCACAAATACATATTGCTGATGGGAAAAATCTGCACGGCGAAGTTGCACAAATTCCGTTACAACAAGACATTCCACTTTTTGGCTATGCAATCCAATCGCGTGTCACGACTGAAGATCCATTAAACGATTTTATGCCAGATACAGGAAAGTTGACGGTCTACAGATCAGGCGGTGGTTTCGGCGTTCGGTTAGATGCGGGCAATGGTTTCCAAGGAGCCATTATTACACCCTATTATGATTCATTACTTGTTAAGGTATCGACATGGGGAATGACTTTCCGCGAAGCTGCATCTAAAATGGACAGAAACTTGCAAGAGTTTAGAATTAGAGGTATTAAAACGAATATTCCTTTCCTTGAAAATGTCGTTAAACATAAAAAATTCCTAGTAGGAGATTATAATACGAGCTTTATTGACTCAACTCCTGAGTTGTTTATATTCCCTACACGGTTAGACCGCGGAACGAAAATTTTAAATTATCTAGGAAATGTTACGGTAAATGGTTTTCCAGGCATAGACAAGCAATCGAAACCAGTATTCCATCCAGTTCGTAAACCAGTCGTTGATTTGAATGTGTCTCCTTTAGCAGGAACGAAACAGATCCTTGATGAACGTGGACCAGAAGGACTTGTTAAGTGGATTCAGGAGCAAGACGACGTTCTCTTGACCGATACGACGTTTAGAGACGCGCACCAGTCCTTACTGGCGACTCGGATGCGTACAGCGGATATGACTGGAATCGCATCTGAATCAGCTAGACTTATGCCGGATTTGTTTTCGTATGAGATATGGGGCGGAGCAACGTTCGATGTTGCTTATCGTTTCTTAAAAGAAAATCCATGGGATCGATTAATTAAACTGCGGGAACAAATTCCGAATGTATTATTTCAAATGCTTTTCCGTGGAGCGAATGCGGTCGGGTATACGAATTATCCGGATAACGTCATACGCGAGTTTGTTAAAAAATCCGCAGATGCTGGAATCGATGTTTTTAGAATCTTCGATAGTCTAAACTGGATTAAAGGAATGGAAGTGGCCATTGATGCCACACGTGAATCGGGAAAGATTGCTGAAGCAGCTATTTGTTATACGGGAGATATTTTAAATGACTCGCGTGATAAATATACGGTGAACTATTATAAGGAAATGGCGAAAAGTCTTGAATCAGCAGGGGCTCATATTTTAGCTATTAAAGATATGGCAGGGTTGTTGAAACCTGAAGCTGCATACCGACTAGTTTCAGAGCTAAAGGAAGTAACTACTTTGCCACTTCATCTTCATACTCACGATACAAGCGGAAATGGAATTTACACGTATGCACGTGCGATTGATGCCGGCATAGATATTGTCGATACCGCGCTTGGTTCAATGGCTGGTCTAACATCGCAACCATCTGCAAGTTCATTGCATTATGCGATGAATGGCAGTAAACGCGGCGTCCGTGCTGATGTTAAAGCGTTGGAAGATCTGGCCTATTACTGGGAAGATGTCCGGAAGTATTATCAGAACTTTGAAAGCGGCATGATGAGTCCGCATACAGAAATTTATGTTCATGAAATGCCGGGCGGCCAGTATTCAAACTTACAGCAGCAGGCAAGAGCGGTTGGATTGGGTGAACGTTGGGAAGAAGTGAAAGAAATGTATTCCCGCGTCAACTTATTATTTGGCGATGTTGTAAAAGTTACGCCATCTTCAAAGATTGTCGGGGATATGGCCTTATTCATGGTGCAAAACAATCTTGATGAAAACACTGTACTCACTAGAGGGAAGGCAATAGATTTTCCGGATTCAGTTATTGAATTTTTTGGCGGACATATTGGGCAACCCCATGGCGGGTTTCCGAAAGAACTTCAAAAAATTATTCTTAAAGACCGGGAAGCCATCACGGTTCGTCCGGGTGAACTGCTAAAAGATGCAGACTTTGAACAAATGAGAGATGAACTTAATAAAAAGTTGAATCGACTGGTGACCAGCCATGAAGTGTTATCATACGCACTTTATCCAAAAGTTTTCGAGGAGTATTCAGCGATATATAAAGAGTTCGGAGATGTTTCAGTTATAGCTACACCTGAATTCCTATATGGCTTGCGCCTTGGGGAAGAAGTCGAGATTGAAATTGAAAAAGGGAAGACGCTCATCGTTAAACTTGTTTCGATTAGTGAACCGCAATCAGATGCAACGCGTGTCATTTACTTCGAGATAAATGGACAACCCAGAGAGATCATTATAGAAGACGCGAATCTTGAATCTAATGTGGTTCGAAAAACGAAAGCTGATCCTGCAAATCGGTCACATATCTCGGCTACGATGCCTGGAACTGTATTAAAAGTAGCAGTTGACATTGGAGCGAAAGTGAGAAGAGGAGAACATCTTTTAATCACTGAAGCGATGAAGATGGAAACCACTATACAAGCACCGCATGACGGAGTTATTAAAGACATATTCGTTACTGCGGGTGAATCGATTTCTACTGGCGATTTACTGATTGAAATGGAAGATTAA
- a CDS encoding YlaH-like family protein: MNAQDTEFVFGRMSGISRFIYEALGTTASNGEVDYTMAGYVLFAVVFLMSALVYKLGFAKDLKLMQSIIIYVFLFLGCLVLTFLAFFLPIVEGLIVAALILIIYRVRRMNEYKEDKNDSLA; the protein is encoded by the coding sequence ATGAATGCTCAGGATACTGAATTTGTATTTGGCCGCATGTCAGGCATTTCACGTTTCATTTATGAGGCGCTAGGGACGACCGCTAGTAATGGCGAAGTTGACTATACGATGGCAGGCTATGTACTGTTTGCCGTTGTATTCCTTATGTCAGCGCTCGTTTATAAATTGGGCTTTGCAAAAGATTTGAAACTAATGCAAAGCATTATTATCTATGTCTTTTTATTCCTAGGTTGTCTTGTGTTAACTTTTCTCGCATTTTTCTTGCCTATCGTAGAAGGGTTAATTGTGGCGGCGCTCATATTAATCATTTATCGTGTCCGTCGGATGAATGAATATAAAGAAGACAAAAACGACTCCCTCGCATAA
- a CDS encoding YlaF family protein, producing the protein MKDIKWIFVLYSIAAILSMCAIGIAVGFRSIPGGIAAIIALTLVMGYGFKTKKKMREQGLL; encoded by the coding sequence TTGAAAGACATTAAATGGATTTTCGTTTTATATTCCATTGCTGCTATCTTATCAATGTGCGCAATCGGTATCGCTGTTGGTTTCAGAAGCATACCTGGTGGCATCGCCGCCATCATCGCATTAACCTTAGTAATGGGCTACGGATTTAAAACTAAGAAGAAAATGCGCGAACAAGGTTTGTTATAA
- a CDS encoding inositol monophosphatase family protein encodes MNWGLVDRYAKSLIKEAGHKIRVSFFNQIHIDSKADANDLVTNIDREIEQFFIKRIKTDFPTHKIIGEEGFGDKVESIEGVVWILDPIDGTMNFIHQQRNFAISLGIYLDGIGMLGYIYDVVRDDFYHAKKDEGAYLNDERLPKLEKVAVNNAVIGVNARWVAPNRYIDHEKMIGLVLECRGTRSYGSAAIEIAYVASGRLDAYISMRLSPWDIAGGMVIANEVGAITTNLNDEPSHVLGQDSFIVARPRLHEDILKNYIRLIK; translated from the coding sequence TTGAATTGGGGACTTGTGGATCGCTACGCAAAATCTTTAATAAAGGAAGCTGGTCATAAAATCCGGGTTTCTTTTTTTAATCAAATACATATTGATTCGAAAGCAGATGCGAATGACCTGGTAACAAATATTGATCGTGAAATCGAACAATTTTTTATAAAGCGCATTAAAACTGATTTTCCTACACATAAAATAATAGGTGAGGAAGGTTTTGGCGATAAAGTCGAATCGATTGAAGGTGTTGTATGGATACTTGATCCGATTGATGGGACAATGAATTTTATCCACCAACAACGTAACTTTGCAATTTCGCTAGGTATTTATCTTGATGGGATTGGCATGCTAGGCTATATCTATGATGTTGTTCGAGACGACTTTTATCATGCGAAAAAAGATGAAGGTGCGTATTTAAACGATGAACGATTGCCTAAGTTGGAAAAAGTAGCAGTCAATAATGCAGTTATTGGTGTAAATGCAAGATGGGTTGCACCAAACAGGTATATCGACCATGAAAAAATGATCGGACTTGTGCTTGAATGCAGAGGGACACGCTCATATGGTTCCGCCGCTATTGAAATAGCTTATGTTGCTTCAGGCAGGCTGGATGCATATATTTCAATGAGGTTGTCGCCGTGGGATATCGCAGGAGGAATGGTTATTGCAAATGAAGTCGGGGCAATAACAACAAATTTAAACGATGAACCGTCACATGTTTTAGGACAAGACTCATTTATAGTTGCACGCCCTCGTTTACATGAAGATATATTGAAGAATTATATCCGGCTAATAAAATAA
- a CDS encoding heme A synthase yields the protein MKQSKYLKWFGVASTVGMLLILLGGALVTKTDSGMGCGRHWPGCNGQLIPDVITAEVLIEFSHRIVTGTVGILIVVLAIWSWRALGHIRETKFLSIMAVFFLILQALIGAAQVLWGQGDFILALHFGISLISFASVFLLTLLIFEIDRKYDTENIQIGSHLKWHTIGVTIYSYVVVYTGALVRHTNSELVCLDWPFCNNDAIGLPSSFNQWVQMGHRFAAALIFLWILYIAIHAIRNYKNQRVFYWGWIIALILVSSQVITGMTVVLTRLNLYLALLHSLFITLLFGLLTYMILLVSRSRISKK from the coding sequence TTGAAGCAAAGTAAATACTTGAAATGGTTTGGCGTTGCTTCCACAGTCGGAATGTTACTTATCCTTCTGGGTGGAGCGTTAGTTACAAAAACAGACAGTGGTATGGGATGTGGTCGACATTGGCCGGGATGTAACGGGCAACTAATCCCCGATGTAATTACTGCGGAAGTTCTCATTGAATTCTCCCATCGAATTGTCACCGGAACAGTTGGCATACTAATTGTGGTATTGGCAATTTGGTCATGGCGTGCACTCGGACATATTCGGGAAACTAAATTCCTATCGATTATGGCTGTGTTCTTCCTCATTTTACAAGCGTTAATTGGAGCTGCCCAAGTACTTTGGGGGCAAGGCGATTTTATATTAGCACTTCATTTTGGAATTTCATTAATTTCATTTGCATCTGTTTTTCTCTTAACGCTACTTATTTTTGAGATTGATCGAAAATACGATACAGAAAACATACAAATCGGATCCCATCTTAAATGGCATACAATCGGTGTCACCATATATTCGTATGTAGTTGTTTATACGGGCGCGCTCGTCCGCCATACGAATTCTGAACTTGTTTGTCTTGATTGGCCGTTTTGTAATAATGATGCCATTGGTTTACCAAGTAGTTTTAATCAATGGGTACAAATGGGACATCGTTTTGCGGCTGCACTTATATTTCTGTGGATCCTATACATAGCGATTCATGCAATTCGGAATTACAAAAATCAACGTGTATTTTATTGGGGATGGATTATCGCACTCATACTCGTGTCATCGCAAGTAATTACAGGCATGACAGTTGTGCTTACTCGATTAAATCTTTATCTAGCACTTCTCCATTCATTATTTATCACGTTATTGTTCGGGTTGTTAACGTACATGATCTTACTCGTATCTAGAAGTCGAATATCAAAAAAGTAA
- a CDS encoding FtsW/RodA/SpoVE family cell cycle protein, with amino-acid sequence MHTYSKRFLKYFDFPLFFTYLFLCLFGLVMIYSASLVYAVGEYKWAPDHFYRRQIFNLVIAFSAFFLAAFFPYKNYKRKSLMVILVSTMLLLLGAVHLFGYGDDVGARSWIFLGFGSIQPSEVAKLIIIIYFSSFFAKKYEAGTIDNVNQSIGPPVTILAIAVGSVLMETDIGTSLIIMIVALSVMAASGIKAKTFLKLSTLIAGILLLIAPFVYLNWENIMTTSRKGRFLAYLNPFDYITGSGYQIANGYIAIGSGGVKGLGFGNSIQKMGYLPEPHTDVIMAVISEELGILGAIIVIGGLGFIVLRALLIALKTKDPHARMLAAGVGSMIGIQTFVNLGGLTGLIPLTGVPLPFISFGGTSVILTSIAVGILMNVSMFMKYEKNK; translated from the coding sequence ATGCATACTTATTCTAAACGATTTTTAAAATACTTTGATTTTCCATTGTTTTTTACATATTTATTTCTATGTTTATTTGGTTTGGTTATGATTTATAGTGCAAGTCTTGTCTATGCGGTAGGCGAGTACAAGTGGGCTCCTGACCATTTTTATCGCAGACAAATTTTCAACCTAGTCATTGCTTTTTCCGCTTTCTTTTTGGCTGCTTTTTTTCCTTACAAGAACTACAAGCGGAAGAGTTTGATGGTTATCTTAGTGAGTACTATGCTTCTATTGCTGGGTGCCGTTCATCTTTTCGGTTATGGAGATGATGTTGGTGCAAGAAGTTGGATTTTCCTTGGGTTTGGTAGTATCCAACCTTCTGAAGTTGCCAAACTCATTATTATTATTTACTTCTCTAGTTTTTTCGCAAAAAAATATGAAGCAGGTACAATTGATAATGTAAATCAGTCAATTGGACCTCCGGTAACTATTCTAGCGATTGCTGTGGGCTCCGTTTTAATGGAAACAGATATTGGAACTTCGTTAATTATAATGATTGTTGCACTTTCTGTGATGGCTGCAAGCGGCATAAAAGCAAAAACTTTTTTAAAGTTAAGTACGCTTATTGCAGGAATCCTTTTGTTAATAGCCCCTTTTGTCTATCTGAACTGGGAAAATATAATGACGACGAGTCGAAAAGGGCGCTTTCTAGCCTATTTAAATCCTTTCGATTATATTACAGGGTCTGGTTATCAAATCGCGAACGGATACATTGCAATTGGCTCAGGTGGTGTCAAAGGGCTAGGTTTTGGTAATTCAATTCAAAAAATGGGGTACTTGCCAGAACCGCATACAGATGTTATTATGGCAGTTATTTCCGAAGAATTAGGTATTTTAGGAGCAATCATCGTTATCGGTGGGCTAGGCTTTATTGTTTTACGTGCTTTATTAATAGCGCTAAAGACGAAGGATCCACATGCTAGAATGCTAGCTGCAGGTGTTGGGAGTATGATAGGAATCCAAACATTTGTAAATTTAGGTGGCTTGACAGGGTTAATTCCACTTACTGGTGTACCACTTCCGTTTATTAGTTTCGGTGGAACATCGGTCATTTTAACATCAATTGCAGTCGGGATTTTGATGAATGTATCAATGTTTATGAAATATGAAAAAAACAAATAG
- the cyoE gene encoding heme o synthase: MSNGRAVPIPAKSQTSTEQTSFLKDFLALIKIGIVNSNMITVFTGLFLAMQLSGLHFLHHIDVLFYTLFGTGLIIAGSAALNNLIDRDIDPVMSRTKQRPTVTGRFKAPAVLALALAFIILGEALLFTASPAAGLWGLAGIFSYVVLYSMWSKRKHVGNTVVGSISGAIPPLIGWAAIEPSLGLGAWALFLIMFIWQPPHFYALAMRRTEEYRAANIPMLPVVKGFSRTKKSMLFWVLLLFPLPFLLSELGVVFIVLATLLNVGWLYLAIKGFKAKDDMKWATKMFVYSLNYMTILFVSIIIFSLFV; this comes from the coding sequence ATGTCAAATGGTCGTGCTGTTCCAATACCTGCGAAATCCCAAACGAGCACAGAACAAACTTCTTTTCTTAAAGACTTTTTGGCGCTCATCAAAATCGGCATCGTGAACTCAAATATGATTACCGTCTTTACTGGATTATTTCTAGCGATGCAATTAAGCGGTTTACATTTCTTACATCATATAGATGTCCTTTTCTACACGCTATTTGGAACCGGCCTAATTATTGCGGGTTCTGCAGCGTTAAATAATTTAATTGATCGTGATATTGATCCAGTAATGTCCAGAACAAAACAAAGACCAACTGTAACGGGTCGATTTAAAGCACCGGCTGTATTGGCACTTGCGCTCGCTTTCATTATACTAGGAGAAGCATTATTGTTTACTGCATCACCAGCAGCAGGTCTTTGGGGACTTGCAGGCATCTTCAGCTATGTAGTACTCTATTCTATGTGGTCAAAGCGTAAGCACGTTGGAAACACTGTTGTTGGAAGCATATCGGGAGCTATTCCGCCTTTAATAGGTTGGGCTGCGATTGAACCATCCTTGGGGCTAGGCGCTTGGGCATTGTTTTTAATCATGTTCATCTGGCAACCGCCACATTTTTATGCGCTTGCAATGCGTCGAACAGAAGAGTATCGTGCGGCTAATATACCGATGTTGCCTGTTGTTAAGGGATTTTCTAGAACTAAAAAGTCGATGTTGTTCTGGGTATTGCTACTTTTCCCATTACCGTTCCTTTTAAGCGAACTCGGTGTTGTATTTATCGTTTTGGCTACACTACTGAACGTTGGATGGCTATATTTAGCGATTAAAGGATTCAAGGCGAAAGATGATATGAAATGGGCGACGAAAATGTTTGTCTATTCACTGAATTACATGACGATTTTATTCGTTTCCATCATTATTTTCTCCTTATTTGTTTGA
- a CDS encoding YlaN family protein, translated as MDIELQETYQEKAMKQLQADADKIAQLIKVQMDHLTMPQCPLYEEVLDTQMFGLSREIDFAVKLGLIERIKGDEILTSLEKEMTVLHDLYTSK; from the coding sequence ATGGATATTGAATTACAGGAAACATATCAGGAAAAAGCGATGAAACAGCTTCAGGCAGATGCTGATAAAATTGCTCAACTGATTAAAGTGCAGATGGATCATTTGACGATGCCTCAGTGCCCATTATACGAAGAAGTACTAGACACTCAAATGTTTGGACTATCTCGGGAAATAGATTTTGCCGTTAAACTTGGCTTAATTGAACGAATTAAGGGAGATGAAATCCTTACTTCACTCGAAAAAGAAATGACTGTCTTGCATGATTTATATACGAGTAAATAA
- the typA gene encoding translational GTPase TypA, giving the protein MTIDRNDLRNIAIIAHVDHGKTTLVDQLLKQSGIFRANEQVDDRAMDSDDIERERGITILAKNTAIEYKDTKINILDTPGHADFGGEVERILKMVDGVILVVDSYEGCMPQTRFVLKKALEENLKPIVVVNKIDREFARPEEVVDEVLELFIELDANDEQLEFPVIYASGFNGTASLSSDPADQEETLQVLYDAILEHIPAPIDNRDEPLQFQVSLLDYSDYVGRIGIGRVFRGSMKLGQQVSVIKRDGSIKNFRVTKMSGFLGLKRVDIQEAFAGDLIAVSGIEGIDVSDTICPVEHPEALPELHIDEPTLQMAFLVNNSPFAGREGKWVTSRKIEERLNQQLQTDVSLRVESTGADSWVVSGRGELHLSILIENMRREGFELQVSKPEVIVREIDGVKCEPVERVQIEVPEEHTGSVIESISARKGEMLDMVNNGSGTVRLLFHVPARGLIGYSTEFLTMTRGYGIINHTFDSYQPMSTGNVGRRAQGVLVSMENGTATPYGILHVEERGVIFVEPGTEVYEGMIVGEHNRDTDLAINLTRMKQQSNIRTANKDQTVSIKKPRIMTLEESLEYLDDDEYCEVTPLSIRLRKKILSKSERDRITKKAKYQD; this is encoded by the coding sequence ATGACAATAGACCGTAATGACTTAAGAAACATAGCAATTATTGCCCACGTAGACCATGGTAAAACAACACTAGTAGACCAGTTATTAAAACAATCAGGAATTTTTAGAGCAAATGAACAAGTCGATGACCGTGCGATGGATTCTGACGATATTGAACGTGAACGCGGAATTACAATACTCGCAAAAAACACGGCTATCGAGTACAAAGACACAAAGATCAACATTCTTGATACGCCTGGTCACGCCGATTTTGGCGGAGAAGTAGAGCGTATTTTGAAAATGGTTGATGGGGTAATCCTCGTTGTGGACTCGTACGAAGGTTGTATGCCACAAACGCGATTCGTGCTTAAAAAAGCACTCGAGGAAAACTTGAAGCCAATCGTTGTTGTTAATAAGATTGACCGCGAGTTTGCACGCCCTGAAGAAGTAGTGGACGAAGTACTAGAACTGTTTATTGAGCTTGATGCAAATGACGAACAACTTGAATTTCCAGTAATTTATGCTTCTGGATTCAACGGAACAGCAAGTTTGTCTTCTGATCCAGCAGACCAAGAAGAAACTTTACAAGTTCTTTACGATGCAATTCTTGAGCATATTCCTGCGCCAATCGATAATCGTGACGAGCCACTACAATTCCAAGTATCACTGCTTGATTACAGCGATTATGTAGGACGTATTGGAATTGGAAGAGTTTTTCGTGGTTCTATGAAATTAGGTCAGCAAGTTTCAGTCATTAAACGCGATGGTTCAATCAAGAACTTCCGTGTAACGAAAATGTCTGGATTTCTTGGGTTAAAGCGCGTTGATATTCAAGAAGCTTTTGCAGGTGATCTTATTGCGGTATCCGGAATCGAGGGTATCGATGTCAGTGACACAATATGTCCAGTAGAGCATCCCGAAGCACTTCCTGAACTTCATATAGACGAGCCGACTTTGCAAATGGCTTTCCTTGTAAACAATAGTCCTTTCGCTGGACGTGAAGGTAAATGGGTTACTTCAAGAAAAATTGAGGAACGACTTAACCAACAACTTCAAACCGATGTGTCACTACGTGTTGAATCTACAGGTGCCGACTCATGGGTTGTTTCAGGACGAGGGGAACTACATTTATCAATATTGATCGAAAATATGCGTCGTGAAGGTTTTGAACTTCAAGTTTCCAAACCTGAAGTAATTGTACGTGAAATAGATGGCGTAAAGTGCGAACCGGTCGAACGTGTTCAAATTGAAGTTCCTGAAGAGCATACGGGTTCGGTCATCGAATCTATAAGTGCGCGTAAAGGCGAAATGCTAGATATGGTAAATAACGGGTCTGGAACCGTTCGTTTATTATTCCATGTACCTGCGCGAGGCTTAATTGGTTATTCGACTGAATTCCTTACAATGACAAGAGGATACGGAATTATTAACCACACGTTTGATAGCTATCAACCAATGTCTACTGGTAACGTTGGTAGACGAGCACAAGGTGTTCTTGTTTCGATGGAAAATGGAACAGCAACTCCTTATGGAATCCTTCATGTAGAAGAGCGGGGCGTAATATTTGTTGAGCCTGGAACAGAAGTATACGAAGGTATGATTGTAGGAGAACATAACCGTGATACGGATTTGGCGATAAATTTAACCAGAATGAAGCAACAATCGAATATTCGTACTGCGAATAAAGACCAGACTGTTTCGATTAAAAAACCAAGAATCATGACACTAGAAGAATCCCTTGAGTATCTCGATGATGACGAATACTGTGAAGTTACACCATTATCTATTCGTTTACGGAAAAAGATTCTTAGTAAGAGCGAACGTGATCGGATAACTAAGAAGGCTAAATATCAGGATTGA
- a CDS encoding peptidyl-prolyl cis-trans isomerase, translating into MNNVIQIKGNVKHSITLDPSIWIFDDRRIDLTKFFTEDYIEKDEMEEYKKAMGKHWSREIMEGATFPPTLEVEKEFEESKDITGTYGIYLHHFVKNAVPNEDAKTISFVTDDGESYSFPLTKLDDILLKYSTDGKPLRDNGPVHVLLKDGSNIDNPIQSVVAVNIE; encoded by the coding sequence TTGAATAACGTAATTCAAATAAAAGGTAATGTAAAACATTCAATCACACTAGATCCGAGCATATGGATTTTTGATGATAGACGTATTGACTTAACTAAGTTTTTTACTGAGGATTATATTGAAAAAGATGAAATGGAAGAATATAAAAAGGCTATGGGAAAACATTGGTCTCGCGAAATTATGGAGGGGGCTACATTCCCTCCGACATTGGAAGTCGAAAAAGAATTTGAAGAGTCAAAAGATATAACGGGTACTTATGGCATTTATCTACATCATTTCGTGAAAAACGCAGTGCCTAATGAGGATGCAAAAACCATTTCCTTCGTCACCGACGACGGAGAATCCTATTCATTTCCACTAACGAAGCTAGATGATATACTCTTAAAATACAGCACCGATGGTAAACCACTTCGAGATAACGGTCCAGTCCATGTTCTTTTAAAGGATGGCTCCAATATCGATAATCCAATTCAGAGTGTAGTCGCCGTCAACATCGAATAG
- a CDS encoding YlaI family protein: MRVKCVMCDDIGKLPDEAPLAKKLRNRPIHTYMCPICTDRIEEKTLARVATGNFIFRRSSHSIEKEF, encoded by the coding sequence ATGCGTGTCAAATGTGTTATGTGCGACGATATCGGAAAACTTCCAGATGAAGCACCGCTCGCAAAAAAGTTGAGAAACCGCCCTATCCACACATATATGTGTCCGATTTGTACGGATCGAATTGAAGAAAAAACTTTAGCACGAGTCGCCACTGGTAATTTTATTTTCAGACGCAGTTCACATTCGATAGAAAAAGAATTTTAA